The Imtechella halotolerans DNA window GTGCGATTAACATTCCAAAGGAAATACAAAAAAGTAGTGTAAGTGTTGCTTTCATGACATAGTGGTTTTTATTTGAATAAATCAAATTTGCATATTTATAAATGAAAGCTATTTGGGTAATGGGTTGGAAAAGGGGACTAGACCCTGGTTGAATTTTTTGAATTAGTTTTTTGATTGGAAAAATTTCAACTCATCTCTGGATTGTACATTGAGTTTTTTGTAAATGTTGTTAATGTGAGATTTAACAGTACTTACACTTACAAAGAGTTCATCTGCAATTTCCTTGTTGGATTTGTCTTGGCAGATAAGTTGTGCTATTTTTTGTTCTTGTTGTGTCAAGGGTGTAACAGGTGCTTGTTTGGAAGTAATTCGCCTTAATTTTACAATTAAAAAAATATTGCCAATAAAGGAAATTGTAAATAACAATGTAAAAAGGATTTTCGGCCAAGTGAAAGTAGACCTGCCACTTGAAATCATGTATTTGTCAGAGGCGAGTTCTGAAGCATACTGGCTACTGTATATGGTGTTTGGATAGGACTTGTTAAGACGTTGTAATAAATCGTCATAATAGGTACTGTTTTTAAGATCTTCTAGATAAAATGCGTATTGTGGGCTTGTGCGGTCAGACAAAAATGAATATATGTAAAGTTCTGCTAGTGGTTCGTTAAGTTTCATACCAAAATCTTGAAAAGTCTTAAACCATTTTTTATCATTCATTTTACGACTGGCTTCACTTTGAAGTTCTCCATAAGCGAATTTCATTTCTTCTCTTATGGAATCAATCCTACTAAAAACACTTGTCTTCGGATTGCTAGTTTCTATGGTACAAAATATCTCATTGTCAAAAGACATTGGGAGTGTAATGGTGTCAGAGTTGTTAGCAATAAACGTGAATGATTTGCTTTCTTTACAGTATCCATAAAAATGGTTTTTCCATTGCAC harbors:
- a CDS encoding response regulator transcription factor; the protein is MLTSISTMGQYTFKGSIDPQQWGETVYLSIIDDYRKSSSIYTDQIFLKTNTDSIGNFHFTGNELEPANRIYRIHVDNCNDTVQWKNHFYGYCKESKSFTFIANNSDTITLPMSFDNEIFCTIETSNPKTSVFSRIDSIREEMKFAYGELQSEASRKMNDKKWFKTFQDFGMKLNEPLAELYIYSFLSDRTSPQYAFYLEDLKNSTYYDDLLQRLNKSYPNTIYSSQYASELASDKYMISSGRSTFTWPKILFTLLFTISFIGNIFLIVKLRRITSKQAPVTPLTQQEQKIAQLICQDKSNKEIADELFVSVSTVKSHINNIYKKLNVQSRDELKFFQSKN